In Nocardioides faecalis, the following proteins share a genomic window:
- the purD gene encoding phosphoribosylamine--glycine ligase, whose protein sequence is MTCLVIGTGGREHALALALSRDPGVKAVHAAPGNPGIGAVAALHEVDPMDGDAVAALAVEVGADLVVIGPEAPLVAGVADAVRAAGIAVFGPSAAAARLEGSKAFSKEVMAAAGVPTAGSFTCTTPEEVDAALDAFGAPYVVKDDALAAGKGVVVTRDRAEAKAHAASCGRVVIEEFLAGPEVSLFAVCDGTTAYPLQPAQDFKRIFDGGRGPNTGGMGSYSPLSWAPADLATTVMESVVQPTLDEMNRRGAPFVGCLYVGLALTETGPRVIEFNCRFGDPDVQPVLALLDSPLGGLLHAAAQGRLAEVEPPRFRDGASVTVVLASAGYPESSSKGDVIRGVGVAGGVNDVDVIHAGTAIVDAPEPGDAEHRHLVTAGGRVLAVRAVGYDVSDARARAYAAADLISFDGLQRRSDIAAEPLGVVEGASLAEG, encoded by the coding sequence TTGACCTGTCTCGTGATCGGCACCGGCGGCCGCGAGCACGCGCTGGCGCTGGCGTTGTCGCGCGACCCGGGCGTGAAGGCCGTGCATGCCGCCCCCGGCAACCCGGGCATCGGCGCGGTCGCCGCGCTGCACGAGGTCGACCCGATGGACGGCGACGCCGTCGCCGCGCTGGCGGTCGAGGTGGGCGCGGACCTGGTCGTCATCGGTCCCGAGGCGCCGCTGGTCGCCGGCGTGGCCGACGCCGTGCGCGCGGCCGGCATCGCGGTCTTCGGCCCCTCCGCGGCCGCCGCCCGGCTCGAGGGCTCCAAGGCGTTCTCCAAGGAGGTGATGGCCGCGGCCGGTGTGCCCACGGCCGGCTCCTTCACCTGCACCACCCCCGAGGAGGTCGACGCCGCGCTGGACGCCTTCGGGGCGCCGTACGTCGTCAAGGACGACGCGCTCGCCGCGGGCAAGGGCGTCGTGGTCACCCGCGACCGCGCCGAGGCGAAGGCGCACGCCGCGTCCTGCGGGCGTGTGGTGATCGAGGAGTTCCTCGCCGGCCCGGAGGTCTCGCTGTTCGCGGTGTGCGACGGCACCACCGCCTACCCGCTGCAGCCGGCGCAGGACTTCAAGCGGATCTTCGACGGCGGCCGCGGGCCGAACACCGGCGGCATGGGCTCCTACTCGCCGCTGTCGTGGGCACCCGCCGACCTGGCCACGACGGTCATGGAGAGTGTCGTGCAGCCCACCCTGGACGAGATGAACCGCCGCGGCGCGCCGTTCGTCGGCTGCCTGTACGTCGGCCTGGCGCTGACCGAGACCGGCCCGCGGGTCATCGAGTTCAACTGCCGCTTCGGCGACCCCGACGTGCAGCCCGTGCTGGCGCTGCTGGACTCCCCGCTCGGCGGGCTGCTGCACGCGGCCGCGCAGGGCCGGCTGGCCGAGGTCGAGCCGCCCCGGTTCCGTGACGGCGCCTCGGTGACGGTGGTGCTCGCCTCCGCCGGCTACCCCGAGTCCTCCTCCAAGGGCGACGTGATCCGCGGTGTCGGGGTCGCGGGCGGCGTCAACGACGTCGACGTCATCCACGCCGGCACCGCGATCGTCGACGCCCCCGAGCCCGGCGACGCCGAGCACCGCCACCTGGTCACCGCCGGCGGACGGGTGCTCGCTGTGCGCGCCGTCGGGTACGACGTCTCCGACGCCCGGGCTCGCGCCTACGCCGCCGCCGACCTGATCTCCTTCGATGGCCTGCAGCGTCGCTCGGACATCGCCGCCGAGCCGCTCGGCGTGGTCGAGGGCGCCTCGCTCGCCGAGGGCTGA
- a CDS encoding GNAT family N-acetyltransferase: MSGPPPGARPGIHTARLRLVLWDAATVAAIRSGERLADWHADFPREDDRGAAVLWREGDPWGPRSIVRSGAELVIGSIGFFGAPEPADDGVLEAEVGYGLVPQARGYGMATEALLALMGPVDAQGVRVRAGVAPTNRAGMRVAAKAGFTEIRGSDEDGRLVLVRPARG; this comes from the coding sequence ATGAGCGGCCCGCCTCCCGGCGCGCGGCCGGGGATCCACACGGCCCGGCTGCGGCTGGTGTTGTGGGACGCCGCGACCGTCGCGGCGATCCGCTCCGGCGAGCGGCTGGCGGACTGGCACGCCGACTTCCCCCGTGAGGACGACCGCGGCGCCGCGGTGCTGTGGCGCGAGGGCGACCCCTGGGGTCCGCGCTCCATCGTCCGATCCGGGGCGGAGCTGGTGATCGGCTCGATCGGCTTCTTCGGTGCCCCCGAGCCGGCCGACGACGGCGTGCTCGAGGCCGAGGTGGGCTACGGCCTGGTGCCGCAGGCCCGCGGCTACGGCATGGCCACCGAGGCGCTGCTGGCGCTGATGGGTCCGGTCGACGCCCAGGGTGTGCGGGTGCGTGCCGGTGTCGCGCCGACGAACCGGGCCGGCATGCGGGTCGCCGCCAAGGCCGGGTTCACCGAGATCCGCGGCAGCGACGAGGACGGCCGGCTCGTCCTGGTCCGTCCGGCGCGCGGCTGA
- a CDS encoding GNAT family N-acetyltransferase codes for MSAPAAGRSAHVRPATEGDIDAVAAIYATEVREGTATFDLEPPPRAKWQQMLASAHPGDHFVVAEEDGVVLGYAYSTAYRTRGAYTHTREVSVYLDPAATGRGLGRLLYDDLLARLAAGGTHTALACITLPNPASEGLHRACGFEPVGVMREVGLKHDRWIDVAWWQRMLDAPPLPPTPAPTPEAGR; via the coding sequence GTGAGCGCCCCTGCCGCCGGCCGGTCGGCACACGTGCGCCCCGCCACCGAGGGCGACATCGACGCGGTCGCGGCGATCTACGCCACCGAGGTGCGCGAAGGCACCGCGACCTTCGACCTCGAGCCGCCGCCGCGGGCGAAGTGGCAGCAGATGCTGGCCTCCGCGCACCCCGGCGACCACTTCGTGGTGGCCGAGGAGGACGGCGTGGTGCTCGGCTACGCCTACTCCACCGCCTACCGCACCCGCGGTGCCTACACCCACACCCGCGAGGTGAGCGTCTACCTCGACCCGGCCGCGACAGGGCGCGGCCTCGGCCGCCTGCTGTACGACGACCTGCTGGCCCGGCTCGCCGCCGGCGGCACCCACACGGCGCTGGCGTGCATCACGCTGCCGAACCCGGCCAGCGAGGGACTGCACCGGGCGTGCGGCTTCGAGCCGGTCGGGGTCATGCGCGAGGTCGGGCTCAAGCACGACCGGTGGATCGACGTGGCGTGGTGGCAGCGGATGCTCGACGCGCCCCCGCTCCCGCCCACGCCCGCGCCCACGCCTGAGGCCGGGCGATGA